From a region of the Corallococcus coralloides DSM 2259 genome:
- a CDS encoding ABC-F family ATP-binding cassette domain-containing protein: MTLLRAANVQLAFGSRTVFEGLTFTIEEGERVGLVGVNGSGKSSLMKILAGAAKPDLGELQLRRGARVTYLPQEPEFPEGATVQSELAVSQAPLKEALDAHAALSRKLEADPAHATPKMLEQLSALSDRIEQAGGWDTEHHAKTLLDRLGVKDWDRPVAQLSGGLRKRVAIARALLTRPDLLLLDEPTNHLDADTVDWLEDELDKLPGALLLVTHDRYFLDDLVDRIVEIQPGGGLISYPGNYAAYVEQKLVAQENAETAEHKRGRWIAQEVAWLRKGPEARRTKSKARIERAQKLLAEKGFQRPKVADLKVVAAPRLGHTVIEAEGLKKSFGDRKVLDGVDFRLQRGERVGFLGPNGVGKTTFLRVLLGEIPADSGKLVIGKNTKVAYYDQQRAQLDPEQTVYDAASNGEDHVELADRKVALRDYLEDLLFPVPMQRMKVGALSGGERNRLLLARLFLEGANVLVLDEPTNDLDIVTLNILERLLLDFAGSTLLVTHDRYFLDKVATAILSFDGEGKVTRYEGNYDMYKRLREQSQAAALKAAALKKDEPKKDEPREEPAQKPAQKKPGKLSYKDQRELDGMEATIEAAEKRKAELEAKLADPAVYSQGSKVAEVNQALEATTAEVDRLYTRWQELQDLAAGTA, from the coding sequence GTGACGCTGCTTCGCGCCGCCAACGTCCAGCTCGCCTTCGGCAGCCGCACCGTCTTCGAGGGCCTCACCTTCACCATCGAGGAGGGCGAGCGCGTGGGCCTCGTGGGCGTCAACGGCTCCGGCAAGTCGTCCCTGATGAAGATATTGGCCGGCGCGGCGAAGCCGGACCTGGGCGAGCTGCAGCTGCGCCGGGGCGCGCGCGTCACCTACCTGCCCCAGGAGCCGGAGTTCCCCGAAGGCGCCACCGTGCAGAGCGAGCTCGCCGTGTCCCAGGCGCCGCTGAAGGAGGCGCTGGACGCCCACGCGGCGCTGTCGCGGAAGCTGGAGGCGGACCCCGCGCATGCCACCCCGAAGATGCTGGAGCAGCTGTCCGCGCTGAGCGACCGGATTGAACAGGCGGGCGGCTGGGACACGGAGCACCACGCGAAGACGCTGTTGGACAGGCTGGGCGTGAAGGACTGGGACCGGCCCGTGGCGCAGCTGTCCGGAGGCCTGCGCAAGCGCGTGGCGATTGCCCGGGCGCTGCTCACGCGCCCGGACCTGCTGCTGCTGGACGAGCCCACCAACCACCTGGACGCGGACACCGTGGACTGGCTGGAGGACGAGCTGGACAAGCTGCCCGGGGCGCTGCTGCTCGTCACGCACGACCGCTACTTCCTGGACGACCTGGTCGACCGCATCGTGGAGATCCAGCCCGGCGGCGGCCTCATCTCCTACCCCGGCAACTACGCGGCCTACGTGGAGCAGAAGCTCGTGGCCCAGGAGAACGCGGAGACGGCGGAGCACAAGCGCGGCCGCTGGATTGCCCAGGAGGTGGCGTGGCTGCGCAAGGGCCCGGAGGCGCGGCGCACCAAGAGCAAGGCCCGCATCGAGCGTGCGCAGAAGCTGCTGGCGGAGAAGGGCTTCCAGCGCCCCAAGGTGGCGGACCTGAAGGTGGTGGCGGCGCCGCGGCTGGGCCACACCGTCATCGAGGCCGAAGGGCTGAAGAAGTCCTTTGGCGACCGCAAGGTGCTGGACGGCGTGGACTTCCGGCTCCAGCGCGGCGAGCGCGTGGGCTTCCTGGGGCCCAACGGCGTGGGCAAGACGACCTTCCTGCGCGTGCTCTTGGGCGAAATCCCGGCGGACAGCGGCAAGCTCGTCATCGGGAAGAACACCAAGGTCGCCTACTACGATCAGCAGCGAGCCCAGCTGGACCCGGAGCAGACGGTGTACGACGCGGCCTCCAATGGCGAGGACCACGTGGAGCTGGCGGACCGGAAGGTGGCCCTGCGCGACTACCTGGAGGACCTGCTCTTCCCGGTGCCCATGCAGCGCATGAAGGTGGGCGCGCTGTCGGGCGGCGAGCGCAACCGGCTGCTGTTGGCGCGGCTGTTCCTGGAAGGCGCCAACGTGCTGGTGCTGGACGAGCCCACCAACGACCTGGACATCGTCACCCTCAACATCCTGGAGCGGCTGCTCCTGGACTTCGCGGGCAGCACGCTGCTCGTCACGCACGACCGGTACTTCCTCGACAAGGTGGCCACCGCCATCCTCTCCTTCGACGGAGAGGGCAAGGTCACCCGCTACGAGGGCAACTACGACATGTACAAGCGGCTGCGCGAGCAGTCGCAGGCCGCCGCGCTCAAGGCCGCCGCGCTGAAGAAGGACGAGCCGAAGAAGGACGAGCCCCGCGAGGAGCCCGCCCAGAAGCCCGCGCAGAAGAAGCCCGGGAAGCTCTCCTACAAGGACCAGCGCGAGCTGGACGGCATGGAGGCCACCATCGAGGCCGCGGAGAAGCGCAAGGCGGAGCTGGAGGCGAAGCTGGCCGACCCCGCCGTCTACAGCCAGGGCTCCAAGGTCGCTGAAGTCAATCAAGCCCTGGAAGCCACCACCGCTGAAGTGGATCGGCTCTATACGCGATGGCAGGAATTGCAGGACCTGGCGGCTGGAACTGCCTGA
- a CDS encoding OPT family oligopeptide transporter yields MVPPVPNPSQLRVPAPDPGAVPDRPGASAAMDPELYWREHVYQGGARQLTVRAVIAGMLIGAVMCLSNLYVVLKTGWSLGVTITACILAFAVFGTLRSLKLLRNEFTDLENNAMGSVASAAGYMTGGGNMAAVPALLMLTGTLPSSGWLMLWFAVISALGVFAAIPIKRQLINIEALPFPTGTATAETIRALHGHGDVARNKARMLGLAGLVGALLVLVRDARFTWLKNLPEKVSLPFNILGREAGKWSLSFDFSLLLIGAGALVNFRTGWSMLLGAILNYGFLAPAMFSQGVIPEVTYKAINGWSLWTGSAVLVSSGLLSFAFQWRSVVRSFSALGSLVGKKPQEGAGADPLADIECPPAWFPLGFALLGPVAVFLMAWLFQIPWWAGVLALPLAVVMGVVASRVTGETDTTPTKALGPVTQLIFGGLAPGNIPANVMSANATGGVGLHSADLLTDLKSGWLLGASPRQQFFAQLFGVAAGAVVVVPIFNLLVPTADVLGSEQFPAPSSMVWAGVSKMLASGMSALHPTARMGALAGALLGITLVLLERWAHPKVKAFIPTASGLGLAMVIPGSSSISLFVGAALAALIKRLKPKLAEDTVLPVSSGFIAGESLLGIAIAMVKAFGFMPK; encoded by the coding sequence ATGGTTCCTCCCGTCCCGAACCCCAGCCAGCTCCGCGTCCCCGCGCCCGACCCCGGCGCCGTCCCCGACCGGCCCGGTGCCTCCGCGGCCATGGACCCGGAGCTGTACTGGCGGGAGCACGTCTACCAGGGCGGCGCGCGGCAGCTCACCGTGCGCGCCGTCATCGCCGGCATGCTCATTGGCGCGGTGATGTGCCTGTCCAACCTCTACGTCGTCCTCAAGACGGGCTGGAGCCTGGGCGTCACCATCACCGCGTGCATCCTGGCCTTCGCGGTGTTCGGCACGCTGCGCTCGCTCAAGCTCTTGCGCAACGAGTTCACCGACCTGGAGAACAACGCCATGGGCTCCGTGGCGTCCGCCGCGGGCTACATGACGGGCGGCGGCAACATGGCCGCGGTGCCCGCGCTGCTGATGCTCACCGGCACGCTGCCGTCCTCCGGCTGGCTGATGCTCTGGTTCGCCGTCATCTCCGCGCTGGGCGTCTTCGCCGCCATCCCCATCAAGCGCCAGCTCATCAACATCGAAGCGCTCCCGTTCCCCACCGGCACGGCGACCGCGGAGACCATCCGCGCGCTGCACGGCCACGGCGACGTGGCCCGCAACAAGGCCCGGATGTTGGGGCTCGCGGGGCTGGTGGGCGCGCTGCTGGTGCTGGTGCGCGACGCGCGCTTCACCTGGCTGAAGAACCTGCCGGAGAAGGTGAGCCTGCCGTTCAACATCCTGGGCCGCGAGGCGGGCAAGTGGTCCCTGTCCTTCGACTTCAGCCTGCTGCTCATCGGCGCGGGCGCGCTGGTGAACTTCCGCACCGGCTGGTCCATGCTCCTGGGCGCCATCCTCAACTACGGCTTCCTGGCGCCGGCCATGTTCAGCCAGGGCGTCATCCCGGAGGTGACGTACAAGGCCATCAATGGATGGTCGCTGTGGACGGGCTCCGCGGTGCTGGTGTCCTCCGGCCTCCTGTCCTTCGCCTTCCAGTGGAGGAGCGTGGTGCGCTCCTTCTCCGCGCTGGGCTCGCTGGTGGGCAAGAAGCCCCAGGAGGGCGCGGGCGCGGATCCGCTGGCGGACATCGAGTGCCCGCCGGCCTGGTTCCCGCTGGGCTTCGCGCTGCTGGGCCCCGTGGCCGTCTTCCTCATGGCCTGGCTGTTCCAGATTCCGTGGTGGGCCGGCGTGCTCGCGCTGCCCCTGGCGGTGGTGATGGGCGTCGTCGCGTCGCGCGTGACGGGCGAGACGGACACCACGCCCACCAAGGCGCTGGGCCCCGTCACCCAGCTCATCTTCGGAGGCCTGGCGCCGGGCAACATCCCCGCCAACGTGATGAGCGCCAACGCCACGGGCGGCGTGGGACTGCACTCGGCGGACCTGCTCACGGACCTCAAGTCCGGGTGGCTGTTGGGCGCGTCTCCGCGTCAGCAGTTCTTCGCGCAGCTGTTCGGCGTGGCCGCGGGCGCCGTGGTGGTGGTGCCCATCTTCAACCTGCTGGTGCCCACCGCGGACGTGCTGGGCTCCGAGCAGTTCCCCGCGCCGTCATCCATGGTGTGGGCCGGCGTGTCGAAGATGCTCGCTTCCGGCATGTCCGCGCTGCACCCCACCGCGCGCATGGGCGCCCTGGCTGGCGCGCTGCTGGGCATCACGCTGGTGTTGCTGGAGCGCTGGGCGCACCCGAAGGTGAAGGCCTTCATCCCCACCGCGTCCGGCCTGGGGCTGGCCATGGTCATCCCCGGCTCCAGCTCCATCAGCCTCTTCGTGGGCGCGGCGCTGGCGGCGCTCATCAAGCGCCTGAAGCCGAAGCTCGCCGAGGACACGGTGCTGCCCGTCTCCTCCGGCTTCATCGCGGGCGAAAGCCTGTTGGGCATCGCCATCGCGATGGTGAAGGCCTTCGGCTTCATGCCGAAGTAG
- a CDS encoding FKBP-type peptidyl-prolyl cis-trans isomerase, translated as MKVANGRVVALDYRLHLGDGQIIDQSAPNQPLAYLHGHKQIVPGLEGALDGLGVGDSKQVVVTPEEGYGIHKPEGVRNVPRTMLPTTYLPQVGGTLMAQTEDGDVPLRIIAVNPDHVVVDLNHPLAGKTLHFDVTVREVRDATQEELAHGHVHGPGGAHG; from the coding sequence ATGAAAGTCGCCAACGGTCGCGTCGTCGCCCTCGATTACCGCCTCCACCTGGGAGACGGGCAGATCATCGACCAGAGCGCCCCGAACCAGCCGCTCGCCTATCTGCACGGGCACAAGCAGATCGTCCCCGGCCTGGAGGGCGCGCTGGACGGCCTGGGAGTGGGGGACAGCAAGCAGGTGGTGGTGACCCCGGAAGAGGGCTACGGCATCCACAAGCCGGAGGGCGTGCGCAACGTCCCCCGCACCATGCTGCCCACCACGTACCTGCCCCAGGTGGGCGGGACGCTGATGGCCCAGACGGAGGACGGCGACGTCCCGCTGCGCATCATCGCCGTGAACCCGGACCACGTCGTGGTGGACCTCAACCACCCGCTCGCCGGCAAGACGCTCCACTTCGACGTCACCGTGCGCGAAGTGCGTGACGCGACGCAGGAAGAGCTGGCGCACGGCCACGTCCACGGTCCGGGCGGCGCGCACGGGTAG
- a CDS encoding dicarboxylate/amino acid:cation symporter, which translates to MKPHQKMLLGISIGAAAGLVCNAVFGSADWLTWLVEHVTNPLGQIFIRLLLMLVVPLLFSALVVGVAELDLKQVGRLGARTLGYTVVFSVISVVIGLLLVNTLRPGDGLSDEARALARTGTTIKPAPPPGDTSAGALFMSMVPTNPLKAAADGDMIGLIVFSLIFGLGLALTPGEPAQRLKDVVQGLYDVMMKLIDGVLKLAPVGVGALLFSMTARLGFHILGQLASYVGVVLLALGIHMFVMYSLSVRFLGGRNPVEFFRSCRLAIVTAFSTSSSSATLPTALKVAEENLKLPRNVSRFVLTAGSAMNQNGTALFEGVTVLFLAQVYGVPLGLTQQATIMFICVLAGIGTAGVPAGSIPVIAMILGMFNIPVEGLGLILGVDRFLDMCRTVLNVTGDLAAAVYVSRGEPPDRPVGEEAAQSPAA; encoded by the coding sequence ATGAAGCCCCATCAGAAGATGCTCCTCGGGATTTCCATCGGCGCGGCGGCCGGGCTCGTCTGCAACGCCGTGTTCGGGAGCGCGGACTGGCTCACCTGGCTCGTCGAGCACGTCACCAACCCCCTGGGGCAGATCTTCATCCGCCTGCTCCTGATGCTCGTCGTGCCGCTCCTGTTCTCCGCGCTCGTCGTGGGCGTGGCGGAGCTGGACTTGAAGCAGGTGGGCCGCCTGGGCGCCCGCACGCTGGGCTACACCGTCGTCTTCTCCGTCATCTCCGTGGTCATCGGCCTGTTGCTCGTCAACACGCTGAGGCCCGGTGACGGCCTGAGCGACGAGGCCCGCGCCCTGGCCCGCACGGGCACGACCATCAAGCCCGCGCCGCCCCCCGGGGACACCTCCGCGGGCGCGCTCTTCATGTCCATGGTGCCCACCAACCCGCTGAAGGCCGCGGCGGACGGGGACATGATTGGCCTCATCGTCTTCTCGCTCATCTTCGGCCTGGGCCTGGCGCTCACGCCGGGCGAGCCCGCGCAGCGCCTCAAGGACGTCGTCCAGGGGCTCTACGACGTGATGATGAAGCTCATCGACGGGGTGCTCAAACTGGCCCCCGTGGGCGTGGGCGCGCTCCTGTTCTCCATGACGGCGCGCCTGGGCTTCCACATCCTGGGACAGCTGGCGTCGTACGTGGGCGTGGTGCTGCTGGCGTTGGGCATCCACATGTTCGTCATGTACTCGCTGTCCGTGCGCTTCCTGGGCGGGCGCAACCCGGTGGAGTTCTTCCGCTCCTGCCGGCTGGCCATCGTCACCGCGTTCTCCACGTCCTCCTCCAGCGCCACGCTGCCCACCGCCCTCAAGGTGGCGGAAGAGAACCTCAAGCTGCCGCGCAACGTGTCCCGCTTCGTGCTCACCGCCGGCTCCGCGATGAACCAGAACGGCACCGCGCTCTTCGAGGGCGTCACCGTCCTCTTCCTCGCGCAGGTGTATGGCGTCCCGCTGGGGCTCACGCAGCAGGCGACCATCATGTTCATCTGCGTGCTGGCGGGCATTGGCACCGCGGGCGTGCCGGCGGGCTCCATCCCCGTCATCGCCATGATCCTGGGCATGTTCAACATCCCCGTGGAGGGGCTGGGCCTCATCCTCGGCGTGGACCGGTTCCTGGACATGTGCCGCACCGTGCTCAACGTCACCGGAGACCTGGCGGCCGCCGTGTACGTGTCGCGCGGCGAGCCCCCCGACCGGCCGGTCGGCGAGGAGGCGGCACAGTCCCCCGCCGCCTGA
- a CDS encoding DNA-methyltransferase: MTSDLTPESLRCVRADAREPEGYRAALGDTRASLLHTDPPYCLLTRRRKGGDLRDPRANKKIDRNPIVRFESVRDYRVFSEAWLTRATAHLTPDAPLIIWTNLLGKEPILTAAHGLGYTHLRGEYVWGKRTTDKNANEQLLRVYEVALVIARTPAPPLAPGDAPTVWAVVGGYDDDAEAVQWGGHPHHKPFSVLEPLVRTWSRPGDTVLDPFAGSGSMPSAALRLGRRPACMEVEPEWAERVTHRLRETARQLASAR; encoded by the coding sequence ATGACCTCCGACCTCACGCCCGAATCCCTGCGCTGCGTCCGCGCCGACGCGCGCGAGCCCGAGGGCTACCGGGCCGCCCTCGGCGACACCCGCGCCTCGCTGCTCCACACGGACCCGCCCTATTGCCTGCTCACCCGGCGCCGCAAGGGCGGGGACCTGCGCGACCCCCGCGCGAACAAGAAGATCGACCGCAACCCCATCGTCCGCTTCGAGTCCGTGCGCGACTACCGCGTCTTCTCCGAGGCCTGGCTCACGCGCGCCACCGCGCACCTCACCCCGGACGCGCCCCTCATCATCTGGACCAACCTGCTGGGCAAGGAGCCCATCCTCACCGCCGCCCACGGCCTGGGCTACACCCACCTGCGCGGCGAATACGTCTGGGGCAAGCGCACCACCGACAAGAACGCCAACGAGCAGCTCCTGCGCGTCTACGAGGTCGCCCTCGTCATCGCCCGCACGCCCGCGCCGCCGCTTGCCCCCGGGGACGCCCCCACCGTGTGGGCCGTCGTCGGCGGCTACGACGATGACGCGGAGGCCGTGCAGTGGGGCGGCCACCCGCACCACAAGCCCTTCTCCGTGCTGGAGCCCCTGGTCCGCACCTGGAGCCGCCCCGGCGATACGGTGTTGGATCCGTTCGCCGGCAGCGGCTCCATGCCCTCCGCCGCCCTGCGCCTGGGCCGCCGCCCCGCCTGCATGGAGGTCGAACCCGAGTGGGCCGAGCGCGTCACCCACCGCCTGCGCGAGACCGCCCGTCAGCTGGCCAGCGCCCGGTAG
- a CDS encoding DUF3396 domain-containing protein → MLLRDGVSIAFYLRHSHQDVTQRIEHTLHVFQQAIAPASLAWYCDYEGDFHELDSTGREFLEQEFHAPHFAYVRLADHINGVGDYQFFYDGQWREQPDSRDAARRLSAVSLWLPTEFLEAQGSHVVHELALKLSADLPFASGHAGLAFNGQLSLLGVGDLIHRERLRHPGMDVPDESASHYLDQCIPGVHWMNFLGPPVLTELGGVEALRGRLKNPGTTVQSLSGGRAVITLGCEPDAGDVTQSPVLPAYRELARVLEPWLYFQGDSRPWRDTEEQRRWERRFLD, encoded by the coding sequence ATGTTGCTCCGGGATGGCGTCAGCATTGCCTTCTACTTGAGGCATTCGCACCAGGACGTCACCCAACGGATTGAACACACCCTCCATGTGTTTCAACAGGCCATCGCCCCGGCATCCCTGGCTTGGTATTGCGACTACGAAGGGGACTTCCACGAACTCGACAGCACCGGGCGCGAGTTCCTCGAGCAGGAATTCCATGCCCCCCACTTCGCCTATGTCCGACTGGCGGACCACATCAACGGCGTGGGCGATTACCAATTCTTCTATGACGGCCAGTGGAGGGAGCAGCCTGATTCCCGTGATGCGGCACGGAGGTTGAGCGCCGTCAGCCTCTGGCTCCCCACGGAGTTCCTGGAGGCGCAAGGGTCGCATGTCGTCCACGAGCTGGCGTTGAAACTCTCAGCGGACCTGCCGTTTGCCTCCGGGCATGCGGGACTCGCATTCAATGGCCAGCTCAGTCTCCTGGGTGTCGGCGACTTGATTCATCGCGAACGCCTGCGCCATCCCGGAATGGATGTTCCGGATGAGTCCGCATCTCATTACCTGGACCAATGCATTCCCGGCGTCCATTGGATGAACTTCCTGGGTCCTCCGGTGCTTACGGAACTGGGCGGTGTGGAGGCCCTTCGTGGGCGGCTCAAGAATCCTGGCACAACGGTGCAGTCGCTGTCCGGTGGGCGTGCGGTCATCACCCTGGGATGTGAACCTGACGCAGGAGACGTGACACAGAGCCCAGTGCTCCCGGCATACCGTGAGCTGGCCCGCGTCCTGGAACCGTGGCTGTACTTCCAGGGCGACTCCCGCCCCTGGCGAGACACCGAAGAGCAACGCAGATGGGAGCGCCGTTTCCTGGACTGA
- a CDS encoding DUF2381 family protein, which yields MPSCLFVALPVLLWSTHVLAAPPVGNDAVEATLRMEVGADGVGTRPIHIGPGVSTTLLFDTDIQQDQLSLDSRAQFARVSTGSSVLVLVPSDDLQGGSSLKLSIPFKDAGSALPSRLSLTLVVDSGAVDRQVEVYRRVRSAESYRQEVQQLRAEIERLRKEGVSSGGSAPEPTGLRGLLTASTRLPGIGAMKAEGSIECRRPCSLTLMRGSAFTSGPRRAVQWGLRTADKKPWTIGRAVLVDRQGKEWQSFPPFQTGPISAESEATLILEFDVKSAELEGYQLRVTDVDGARTAQWSGLNFP from the coding sequence GTGCCCTCCTGTCTGTTCGTCGCGCTTCCGGTTCTTCTCTGGTCGACCCATGTATTGGCGGCTCCTCCCGTCGGAAACGATGCGGTGGAGGCGACGCTCCGGATGGAAGTGGGAGCGGACGGTGTGGGGACGCGCCCCATCCACATCGGGCCTGGGGTGAGCACGACGCTCCTCTTCGATACCGACATCCAGCAGGACCAACTGAGCCTGGATTCACGAGCACAGTTCGCACGGGTGAGCACGGGCAGCTCCGTTCTCGTGCTCGTGCCATCCGATGACTTGCAGGGGGGAAGCAGTTTGAAGCTGTCCATTCCCTTCAAGGATGCGGGCTCGGCGCTTCCCTCAAGGTTGTCTTTGACCTTGGTGGTGGATTCAGGCGCCGTGGATCGGCAGGTGGAAGTCTACCGACGGGTGCGTTCCGCGGAGTCGTACCGCCAGGAAGTGCAGCAACTTCGCGCGGAGATCGAGCGCTTGCGGAAGGAAGGTGTTTCCTCGGGAGGGAGCGCGCCTGAGCCGACGGGTCTTCGGGGGCTCCTGACGGCCTCGACGCGGCTTCCTGGCATCGGGGCCATGAAAGCAGAGGGGTCCATCGAGTGCAGGCGCCCGTGCTCACTCACGCTGATGAGAGGTTCGGCGTTCACGTCGGGCCCGCGACGGGCCGTGCAGTGGGGACTGAGGACGGCCGACAAGAAGCCTTGGACCATCGGGAGGGCCGTGCTGGTGGACCGGCAGGGAAAGGAGTGGCAGTCCTTTCCGCCCTTCCAGACCGGACCCATTTCGGCCGAATCTGAGGCGACCTTGATCCTGGAGTTCGATGTCAAAAGCGCAGAGCTGGAGGGCTACCAGCTGCGCGTCACGGATGTGGATGGCGCCCGGACGGCGCAGTGGAGTGGCCTCAACTTCCCCTGA